From a region of the Panicum virgatum strain AP13 chromosome 2K, P.virgatum_v5, whole genome shotgun sequence genome:
- the LOC120670937 gene encoding GPI mannosyltransferase 1-like — translation MASAGGGALTLRRVLLASAALRLALVVFGEWQDAHLEVRYTDVDYLVFSDAAASVAAGGSPFARATYRYSPLLAFLLLPNSLLHAVWGKLLFSAADLLVGLFIDTILKLRGIPEKMRMWSVIAWLFNPFTFTIGTRGNCEPIVCAAMLWILICLMKGRVLQAAFWYGLIVHFRIYPIIYAIPFVIVLGKSYAGPSGRPTLTMWNSEQHLQNDKASQREGPTSVLAILRDFLSNFLTRNAILFGLLSGFMFFAWTGVFFYLYGWDFLNEALLYHLTRTDPRHNFSIYFYHIYLHHQQGFSSIQRLASFLPQLIVQLALIARFSRDLPFCMFLQTVAFVAFNKVMTAQYFVWFFCLLPLILPWNSMNLKWKGLACMLVWMGSQLHWLMWAYLLEFKGRNVFVQLWVAGLVFLAANTFVMLMVIKQHKYTPLFSSPVKPGSKVATKKE, via the exons AtggcctccgccggcggcggcgccttgaCACTCCGGCGGGTGCTGCTCGCGTCTGCCGCGCTCCGGCTAGCACTGGTGGTGTTCGGGGAGTGGCAGGATGCCCACCTTGAGGTGCGCTACACCGACGTCGACTACCTCGTCTTctccgatgccgccgcctccgtcgccgccggcgggtcCCCGTTCGCCCGCGCGACCTACCGCTACTCTCCGCTCCTGGCCTTCCTGCTTCTTCCGAACTCGCTCCTCCATGCTGTCTGGGGCAAGCTCCTCTTCTCCGCCGCAG ATTTGCTAGTGGGATTGTTCATAGACACCATTCTGAAACTACGTGGAATCCCTGAGAAAATGCGGATGTGGTCTGTGATAGCTTGGCTGTTCAATCCCTTCACATTCACCATTGGCACAAGAGGAAACTGCGAGCCAATAGTCTGCGCTGCCATGCTCTGGATTCTCATATGTTTGATGAAGG GTAGAGTATTGCAGGCAGCATTCTGGTATGGGCTTATCGTGCACTTCAGAATATACCCAATCATATATGCGATTCCTTTTGTAATTGTTCTCGGGAAGAGTTATGCCGGTCCTTCTGGTAGGCCTACTCTTACAATGTGGAACTCCGAACAACACTTGCAAAATGACAAAGCCAGTCAAAGAGAAGGACCAACATCAGTACTGGCCATTCTACGGGATTTCCTTTCAAACTTTTTGACAAGAAATGCAATCCTATTTGGGCTACTCTCAGGATTTATGTTCTTTGCCTGGACTGGTGTTTTCTTCTATCTTTATGGGTGGGACTTCCTAAACGAAGCATTACTTTACCATCTTACTCGGACTGATCCAAGGCACAATTTCTCGATATATTTCTATCATATATATCTACATCATCAACAAGGGTTCTCAAGTATTCAGAGGCTTGCATCGTTTCTGCCTCAACTGATCGTGCAACTGGCACTCATCGCTCGATTCTCTAGGGACCTTCCATTTTGCATGTTTCTCCAAACTGTTGCATTTGTTGCTTTTAACAAG GTGATGACGGCACAATACTTTGTGTGGTTCTTCTGCCTGTTGCCCCTCATCCTCCCTTGGAACAGCATGAACCTTAAGTGGAAAGGTCTGGCCTGCATGCTAGTGTGGATGGGGTCTCAATTGCACTGGCTCATGTGGGCTTACCTGCTGGAATTCAAGGGCAGAAATGTCTTTGTACAGCTCTGGGTTGCAGGCCTCGTGTTTCTAGCTGCCAACACCTTTGTTATGCTCATGGTGATCAAGCAACACAAGTACACCCCACTCTTCTCGTCACCAGTGAAGCCTGGCAGCAAGGTTGCTACCAAGAAGGAATAG
- the LOC120670911 gene encoding probable UDP-3-O-acylglucosamine N-acyltransferase 2, mitochondrial isoform X1 — protein MAAILPRTVRRAAEAAQSLRAVPLRGASHLARSLGGVSAACSNAGTASVEFVPWHNGGGILHRAASVDPTVVVEAGAVVHSGAVLGKEVVVGSAAVVGPSVSIGQSTRIGYNVVLSNCSVGEFCTIHNGACIGQDGFGFFVDEVGQVKKKPQMLYARIGDHVEIGANTCIDRGSWRETLIGDHTKIDNLVQIGHNVVIGKCCMICGQVGIAGSATLGDYVTLGGRVAIRDHVSIVSKVRLAANSSVTKDIQKPGDYGGFPAVPINEWRRQTANLRLFSKKDGVKR, from the exons ATGGCAGCCATCCTGCCTAGAACCGTCCgaagggcggcggaggcggcgcaatCACTACGCGCCGTGCCGCTGCGCGGCGCCAGTCACCTTGCGCGGTCCCTGGGCGGCGTCTCCGCTGCTTGCAGCA ATGCTGGCACGGCTTCAGTGGAGTTCGTGCCGTGGCACAATGGCGGGGGCATCCTGCACAGGGCTGCCTCCGTTGACCCCACCGTGGTTGTGGAGGCCGGCGCCGTCGTGCACTCCGGGGCTGTGCTTGGTAAGGAGGTCGTTGTTGGTTCTGCAGCCGTTGTTGGGCCTTCAGTGTCCATCGGGCAGTCAACTAGGATCGG GTACAACGTTGTCTTAAGCAATTGCTCAGTGGGCGAATTCTGTACTATCCATAATGGAGCCTGTATTGGTCAAGATG GTTTTGGATTTTTTGTCGACGAGGTTGGACAGGTTAAGAAGAAACCACAG ATGCTGTATGCAAGAATCGGAGACCATGTAGAAATAGGCGCAAATACATGCATTGACAGAGGCAG TTGGAGAGAGACACTGATTGGAGATCATACGAAGATTGATAATCTAGTTCAG ATAGGTCACAATGTAGTCATTGGAAAGTGCTGCATGATTTGTGGGCAAGTAGGGATTGCTGGTTCTGCCAC GCTGGGGGACTATGTTACGTTGGGTGGTAGGGTGGCAATTCGGGACCACGTCTCCATTGTTTCGAAG GTTCGTCTTGCCGCAAATAGCTCTGTGACAAAGGATATTCAGAAGCCTGGTGACTATGGTGGATTCCCAGCT GTACCGATAAATGAATGGCGCCGGCAAACTGCAAACTTGCGTTTGTTCTCAAAAAAGGATGGTGTGAAGAGATAG
- the LOC120670911 gene encoding probable UDP-3-O-acylglucosamine N-acyltransferase 2, mitochondrial isoform X2, whose translation MAAILPRTVRRAAEAAQSLRAVPLRGASHLARSLGGVSAACSNAGTASVEFVPWHNGGGILHRAASVDPTVVVEAGAVVHSGAVLGKEVVVGSAAVVGPSVSIGQSTRIGYNVVLSNCSVGEFCTIHNGACIGQDGFGFFVDEVGQVKKKPQMLYARIGDHVEIGANTCIDRGSWRETLIGDHTKIDNLVQIGHNVVIGKCCMICGQVGIAGSATYVYLHFMGWGTMLRWVVGWQFGTTSPLFRRFVLPQIAL comes from the exons ATGGCAGCCATCCTGCCTAGAACCGTCCgaagggcggcggaggcggcgcaatCACTACGCGCCGTGCCGCTGCGCGGCGCCAGTCACCTTGCGCGGTCCCTGGGCGGCGTCTCCGCTGCTTGCAGCA ATGCTGGCACGGCTTCAGTGGAGTTCGTGCCGTGGCACAATGGCGGGGGCATCCTGCACAGGGCTGCCTCCGTTGACCCCACCGTGGTTGTGGAGGCCGGCGCCGTCGTGCACTCCGGGGCTGTGCTTGGTAAGGAGGTCGTTGTTGGTTCTGCAGCCGTTGTTGGGCCTTCAGTGTCCATCGGGCAGTCAACTAGGATCGG GTACAACGTTGTCTTAAGCAATTGCTCAGTGGGCGAATTCTGTACTATCCATAATGGAGCCTGTATTGGTCAAGATG GTTTTGGATTTTTTGTCGACGAGGTTGGACAGGTTAAGAAGAAACCACAG ATGCTGTATGCAAGAATCGGAGACCATGTAGAAATAGGCGCAAATACATGCATTGACAGAGGCAG TTGGAGAGAGACACTGATTGGAGATCATACGAAGATTGATAATCTAGTTCAG ATAGGTCACAATGTAGTCATTGGAAAGTGCTGCATGATTTGTGGGCAAGTAGGGATTGCTGGTTCTGCCACGTATGTTTATCTTCATTTCATGG GCTGGGGGACTATGTTACGTTGGGTGGTAGGGTGGCAATTCGGGACCACGTCTCCATTGTTTCGAAG GTTCGTCTTGCCGCAAATAGCTCTGTGA